CAGAATGAAACCGCTCATCAGCAGCACCATGGCAGCAGAGAACCAGAGTCCCAGCGAGACCCCGAAAAACGCAGCACCGATGGCGATGCCAATCGCAGCCATCAGAGCAATTGACAGCCCGCCCCCCAGATAGGAGAAATTCGCGCCGGTTGCTAAAACATAAGCCGTCAGTCCTCCAAAAATACAGAGGGTAATGATCGCCGCGATCGGGATCACTGTCGGGTCTGACATTGAACTTGCATAAAAGAGGATCGGCACGAAAATGATCGCTTCCGCCAGGGTATAAAGCCCGAGCCCAGCATACTGCGTCCCCAGTGATTTGGCGCTTGATGCCATGGAACTGGCAATCCAGCTGGCTCCCAGGAAGGCAATCAGAATGATCCAGGGGCTGACAGTGAATAGTCCCAGTATAGGTCGCATTAAGGCGGGGGTACTGAAAATGATAAATTCCAGTCCCATGAAAACAAAAATCGCACCGGCAAGGTGCATGTAGGTCTTGCGGATAAATGCGGCGCGCTCGGAAGCAATTGCGTCAATGGCAAAGACGCCGCCGCCAGCCGTTGTATCCTGGTCATAATAATCAGGAGTGTAGTTATTCATTGACAGGTTTCTCCAAGTGAGTGAGAAGAGATGTTCCAGACGAACATCGTTTGGGTCATCAGTTTGATCAGTCTGCTGTCACCACGTTTACATCCGCAGCTGGCAGGCAGGATAATTATAGGTCTCGGTGCACATAATTCAAGTACAGCCGGGTACTCTTTATATTACAGTTAATTTATCAGGCGCTTTTATTCTCCCACTGGGTACAGCACTTTCGTTATTGCGGGCAATTTGTTCTGATATCTCATACGTAAGTACGTAAGTTTACATCACAGAATTCAAAATATTCTACAAAATAATTGTGAAAGCCTACGAAATATTTGATGAAATGAATGAATTGAAATCAGGAAAAACAGAGCGAAACTGGGAATTCTGGATCGATGTCGGCGGTACCTTCACAGACTGCATTGCCCGTGCCCCCAGCAATGAATTCATTCCCTTTAAAACCCTTAGTTCGGGTATTACCAAAGGACGTGTACAGGAAGTTACTGCCCCTGATACGATTGTTGACCCCTCCCGGGTCGGCAACCCGGCAGACTTCTGGCTGGAGTATCAGATTGAATTTCTGAATCATGAGGGAAAATCCCTGCATACCGCACAAGTGACGCGGTTTGACAACCTGACCGGAACCCTCACCTTCCAACCCGCTCTGCCTCCCACGGTGCAGATCTCTACAGGCTATGAACTCGCTTCGGGTGAAGAAGCCCCGGTCCTGGCGATCCGCTGGATTCTGGATCTGAAAAAATCCGACCCTATTTCCGATATCAGCGTCAAACTGGGAACCACGCGTGGCACCAATGCCCTGCTCACCCGCAATGGTGCCCGAACGGCATTCATCACCACGCAAGGCTTTGCAGATGTCCTGCTGATCGGCAACCAGGACCGCCCGCGGCTGTTCGATCTGGCCATTCAAAAACCGGAACCCCTTTTTGAAACCGCTCTGGAAATTGAGGAACGGATCGACGCGGAAGGCAATGTACTCCGCGCCCCCGATCCTGCTCGTATTCGTGAGCAACTTGATCAACTGAAAGCAACCGGCGTGGAATCGCTGGCGATCTGCCTGCTGCATTCTTTCGCCAACCCCGAGCATGAAGAACTGGTCGCCCGTCTCGCTGCCGAAGCCGGCTTTGACGAAATCAGTGTTTCCAGCCGCCTGTCGCCACTCATCAAAATCGTCTCCCGCGGCGATACGACCGTGATGGACGCCTATCTGAACCCGATCCTCAAAGACTACATCCGCAAGCTCCGCACGCCACTCAAAAACTGTGAACTGAAACTGATGACATCCGCCGGCGGTCTTGTCGATGCCAATCATTTTGTCGGCAAAGACAGCATTCTCTCCGGCCCTGCAGGAGGTGTGATTGGCTATTCGCGCGTTGCTGAAACAGCCGGTTTTCCCCGGTCCATCGGCTTTGACATGGGAGGCACGAGTACTGACGTCTCCCGCTTCGACGGCGAATACGAGCGGGAATTCGAAACGACTAAAGCAGGGGTGCGAATTGTAGCCCCCATGCTGAGTATTGAAACGGTCGCCGCTGGCGGTGGTAGTATCTGTGGCTTTGATGGCATCAAGCTGCACGTCGGTCCTGACAGTGCCGGTGCAGATCCTGGTCCCGCCTGTTACGGACGGGGCGGACCGCTCACCGTCACCGACCTGAACCTGTACCTAGGCAAAATCATCCCCAGTCGCTTTCCCTTCGTCTTAGACAGACAGTCTGTCGAGCAGCGTCTGACGCAGCTCTGCGAAGAGATTGCTGCTTCTCCCATGGGAAAGACTTACACCCCACTCGAACTGGCAGAAGGCTTTCTACAGATCGCGAACGCTAACATGGTTCGCGCCATCCGTAATATCTCGGTGGCCCGTGGCTATGATCCCGCTGACTATGCCCTGGTCAGTTTCGGGGGCGCTGGTTCTCAACATGCCTGTGCGATTGCCCGATCACTGGGCATTCATGAAGTTCTGATTCACCCTTATTCGGGGATTCTGAGTGCGTTTGGCATCGGCCAGGCTGATGTGCGCCGTTTCGGACAGCAGTCGGTCCTGCAGACCTGGTCTGCCGATCTCAAACAGGAACTGCAGCAACGATTCACAGCACTCGATCAAGGTGTTTACGAAGAAGTCCGCGCCGAAGGCATTCCCGCAGAACGCATTGACGCCCCCCTGCACTCGCTGGAAATGCGTTACCTGGGAACCGACGCGACCATCCAGGTGAACTGTCAGTCGGATCAGGACGAATTCTCACGATTCGAACAGGAACATCAGCGACTGTATGGTTACTCTCACAAGAGTCGGGCCATTGAGGTCACTGCGATGCGCACCGAGATTGTCGGACGTATGGAAGAACCCCACCTGCCGGAAACGGAACTGATTGATCGCAGCCCCACACCATCTGAAACAACGCAGGCCTGTTTTCAGGGAACGGTCCAGCCCACGGCGGTCTACCTGCGCGAAGACCTGCATCCCGGCGATCAAATTGCAGGCCCTGCCATTATCTGCGAAGCGATTTCCACCGTCATCATTGACCCCGGCTTCACAGCCAGCATTCTCTCGCGCGGAGAAACACTGATGCGAGTGACCTCTGAGAGTTCCGCAATCCCGACAGAAATTGACACTACTGCCGACCCGGTCATGCTGGAAATTTTCAACAATCTGTTTGCTTCCATCGCCGAACAGATGGGCATTACGCTGCAGCGAACTTCGATCTCGACCAATGTTAAAGAACGACTCGATTTCAGCTGCGCCGTCTTTTCTGCCACCGGTGATCTGGTGGTCAACGCGCCCCATATCCCCGTGCATCTGGGCGCCATGAGTGAAACCGTCAAACGCATCATCGCCGACAACCCGGATCTGGCACCCGGTGATGTTTTTGTGACCAACGATCCTTACCGGGGCGGCTCGCATCTACCTGATGTGACCGTCATCACTCCCGTGCATCACGCGGAAACAAACGAATTGATCTTCTTCACTGCCAGTCGCGCCCATCATGCAGAGATCGGCGGAATAGTGCCCGGCAGTATGCCACCGTTTTCTAAAACCCTGGCGGATGAAGGCGTGCTGATCCGCAATTTCAAACTGGTCGACCAGGGCTCTTCTCGTGAAGATGCTTTGCGTGAACTGCTGAGATCGGGTGAACATCCTTCACGTTCGGTCGAAGATAATCTCGCGGATGTCTCTGCCCAGGTTGCCGCCAATAACTGTGGTGTGAGTCTGCTCAACGACCTGGTCCGCCGCTACTCGCTGACCGTGGTGCTGGCTTATATGAAACATATCCAGCAGGCAGCCACCGAAAAAATGCAACTTGCATTAGCTGAGATTGAAGATGGCGTTTACTCCTTCACCGATCATCTGGATAACGGCGCGCCGCTGTCTGTTAAAATCACGATTAAGAACTCCAGCGCCGTAGTGGACTTCACAGGCACTGCACCGGTTCTGGAAACCAATCTGAATGCCAATCGGGCCATTGTGAATGCCGCCGTTCTGTATGTCTTCCGCTGTCTGATCCAGGAAGACATTCCCTTAAACAGCGGCGTGCTGACTCCGATCGAAATCATACTGCCTGAATGTTTTCTGAATCCCCCCGAACGGGAAACGCCCGCAGAATGTGCGGCGATGGTAGGCGGCAACGTCGAAACCTCGCAGCGCACTGTCGACACTTTATTAGGCGCCCTCAACAAAGCAGCCGCCAGCCAGGGAACGATGAACAACCTGACGTTTGGAGATGAGACGTTTGGTTATTATGAAACGATCTGTGGCGGAAGCGGCGCGACTGCCGAACAGGAGGGAGCCGACGCTGTGCATACTCACATGACAAATACTCGTTTGACGGATGCCGAGATCATCGAACGCCGTTACCCCGTTCGATTGCACGAATTCTCGATTCGACAGGGATCGGGAGGTGCGGGACAACACCACGGCGGTGCTGGCATTATTCGCCAGATTGAATTTCTGAAACCATTACAGATTTCGCTGATTTCCGAACGCAGAGGAGAATACGCTCCCTTCGGTCTGGCGGGAGGGGCGCCGGGACAGATCGGCGAAAATCTGCTGACTAAAGCGGACGGATCCACTTCAGAATCACTGGGAGGAAAATTCTCTCTCTCCGTTGCTGCCGGCGATAAATTGACGATCAAAACGCCCGGCGGCGGGGGCTTTGGGAAAACTGAGAAGCCTGGGTAAATTCAATAACCTATTCACCCACTCAGGTAGATTTTGAATGTCCAGACCTGGAAATGCAGGTTCTAGGCAATATTGCGACCATCTGCTTTGTGATTTTCTCTGTCACGCGGTAAGGTGACGTTTAGGGCCAAAATAACAGGAAATCTTACAGACAACCCCGTTTCAGAGAGAAGGAAAATTACCGTGTCCGAAAATCGTCGTGCCGAAGTGGATGCCGCATTGGCTGATGTTGATTTTGAGAAATTCAACTATCAGGTCGTGTTCGAAACCACAAAAGGTACTATTAAAATGGATCTGTATCCCGATGTGGCCCCGGGACACTGCAAAAATATCATCGGTCTGACCAAAATCGGATTTTATGATGGTATTATTTTCCACCGAGTCATTCCCGACTTTGTCGTGCAGGTCGGTTGTCCGCAAGGATCAGGAACTGGTGGCCCGGGCTATACAATTGATGCCGAATTCAATAATCTGCCCCACGAAACCGGCATTTTATCGATGGCTCGTACCAACGATCCCAATTCAGCCGGCTCGCAGTTCTTCATTTGTCTGGGGCGTGTTCCTCACCTGGATAACCAGTACACCGTCTTCGGCAAAACCAGCGATGCGGAAAGCGAAGCCGTTGTACTGTCGATCGGTGATGTGGAAACAAACCACAGCGACCGACCGCTCGAAGATGTCAAAATCACCGGTTCAGAAGTCATTGTTACTGAAAAGTAATGGACGATGGGCGTTGATCGAACATCCTTGAAGACAGGCGCACTCGTGCGACAGGCGTGTCGCAGCGGAGAATTCACCGGGCAGACATCGGGGCTCGCCCCCGGGTTTGCCCAGGCGAATCTCGTGATCCTCCCCCAGGCAGAAGCACGTCAGTTTCAGGAATTCTGCGAAAAGAATCCCAAACCCTGTCCGCTGCTGGAAGTCACAAAACCAGGTGATCCCTGTCTGCATCAACTGGCAGAAGCGGCTGATCTGCGGACCGATCTGCCCCGCTATCGCGTCTGGCAACGGGGCGAACTTGTGGACGAGCCAACAGAAATCACTTCGCTCTGGCAGGAGGATCTGGTCGCCTTCCTGATTGGTTGTTCCTTCACGTTTGAAGCGGCATTGATTGAAGCGGACCTTTCCGTGCGACACATTGATCAGGGGACCAACGTTCCCATGTATCGCACGACGATCCCTTGTGAGTCAGCGGGAATGTTCAGCGGCCCACTGGTGGTTTCAATGCGCCCCTTCAAACCCGCCGATGCCATTCGTGCCGTGCAGATTACCGGACGATTTCCCGCTGTTCACGGTGCTCCTGTGCATCTGGGCTTTCCGGAGCAACTGGGAATTCACGATCTCTCAGCGCCTGATTATGGAGACGCTGTCGCTGTCGAATCAGATGAACTGCCTGTCTTCTGGGCCTGTGGCGTGACTCCGCAGGCAGTGCTGATGCAGGCGAAACCGGATTTTGCCATCACGCACAGCCCGGGCTGCATGTTTGTTTCTGACCTGAAAGATAAAGACCTGGCGTCTCTTTAAACAGAGCAGCCATGGATTTCCGCTTACTCAGGAATGCGATTCTACTGAAGAAGATTCATGAGCAGACACATTCTGCTCAGGCAGATGAATCGAACGGATGCGATAGTTTTCCCACATCAGTGAGTAAGCAAAGCAAGGCTCACGATCGAGACTGAAAGCCACAGGTTGACTCTCCCAGAAGCTCATCAAATTACCGCGCGGGGGACTGGTATAGAGTCGACGCTTGCAAACCGGGCAGACCATGCCGAACGGTGTGGCCTGATCTTCTTCGCATTGATGGTCGAGACAAATTGTTTTCTGTGGTTCGTTTCTCATAATGCCCCCATTATATCGAGCCGTCATCAGCCTGCTCCAGTTCTTTTTTTAATTACTCATACAAAATTCTCTGAATCGAAGTGACTGACCTGATTGTTTCTGAAGTTTGTGCAGCCCCCCGGAACTGAAGATTCCCTATATTCCTTAGAACCGTTCCGACCAGCAGTACAGATACTTGATTGCTGACAAATCCAGTCTGACTGCCAGATTCCCTCACTCAAGCCCCTTGATTCATCGCATCTGGGAATCCAGTTTGGTATAAATTAATACCTGTCTGATCCTGCTTCCGGGCTCAGTAGATATGTTATCAGGGAAAATGGAACCTGTCTGAAACAGGTTCCTGGCCACTGCTGTTACCAGATCTGTGTTGATGCGACACACCATCTGTGAAACCGGAACGGATCCCTGTTTGTTTTGAATTTAAATTCTGGTACGAGAACTCATGGCAATCAACCTTTCCGAACAACTGAAGGGAGTGCTCCCTCCGGTCATTACACCACTAACTCCTGATCGCAAGCTTGATGCAGCTTCTGCTGAATCCGTCTACCGCTTCATGCTCGACAAAGGTGCCCATGGCCTGTTCCTGTTTGGCACATCTGGTGAAGGACCTCTGCTCTGTGAAGCAGACCGTCACGAGGCAACTGAGATCGCCTCCAAAGTTGTGAACGGCAGCGTCCCCCTGCTGGTGGGAGTGATTGCTCCGGGAACCGAACAGATTATCGAGCAGGCTAAAGTCGCAAAGGCACAGGGCGCCGATGCGATTGTCGTCTGCCCCCCGTATTATTATCCGGCCAGCCAGAAAGACATGCTCGTCCATTACCGCACCATTCGGGAAGCCGTCGACATCCCCATTTTTGCCTACGACATCCCTGTGATGACAAAAGTCAAAATCGAAATGGACACACTGATGACCCTGGGCAGAGAAGGCACTGTGATTGGGGTCAAAGACTCCAGTGGCGATGCCGTCAGTTTTCATCGCCTGGTGGCCAACAAACCTGCCGGCATGAAACTGTTTACAGGAGCAGAAATGCTGGTGCATGCCGTGGTATTGGCAGGCGCTGACGGAACGGTCCCTGGACTGGCGAATGTCGGACCGGAATTATTCGTCCAACTCTATGAAGCCGCCGCTGCCAACAACCACCAGGAAGCAGTCCGATTCCAGGAAGCCATCGTCCGGTTATTTGAAGTGTTTGTCTGCCCCGATGGAACCATGAATGTGGGTTATATCATTGGCTCAATGAAAACGGCACTTCGCCTGCGCGGCGTGATCGAACACGACACCCTGTTCCACCCGTTCTCGGCCTGCACCCCCGAGTTGATAGAGCGGACCCGCACGATTATGACCGAAGTGGGTTGCCTGTAATTGCCTTCCCCGGACGCACACCTGTTTCTCTTACATTGTACTTCGAATTGAATGAAACATTATGAGCGGAGTTTTAAACGAACGAGCGTGCCTGTTGACAGAACAGCTGCTTGCCAGAGCGGGTGAACTGAAAGTCATACCGCATGCCCTGCAGAACGGCGCGATCGTTGTGGATTGTGGAATTGAAACTCCCGCGGGTCTCCAGGCCGGATTATTGCTGGCCCGCATCTGCATGGCCGACCTCTGTCACATTCAACTGATACCTGGAGAACTGGAAGGTCTCTCCCTGCCGTACCTGCAGGTTCAGACCGATCATCCTGTCGAAGCCTGTCTGTTGAGTCAGTATGCCGGCTGGAAAATTGACGTCGATAAATTTTTCGCGATGGGCTCCGGCCCCATGCGGGCTGCTGCCGAGGTGGAAGACCTGTATCGAGTCCTGGGCTTTGGAGAATCACCTGACAAGACCGTCGGCGTGTTGGAATCGAATACCTTACCCGGTGTGGACGTGGTTGAGAAAATTTCCAAAGCGACAGGCGTCGACCCCAAAGACATCGTGCTGCTGGTCGCTCCCACATCCAGTATCGCAGGTAACATGCAGGTCATCGCCCGCTCGGTGGAAACCGCCATGCATAAGCTGCTGGAATGTAAATTTGATGTGCATCGGGTGCAGGCCGGATTCGGTACGGCTCCCCTGGCGCCTGTCGCCAAAGATCACCTGACAGGCATCGGTCGCACTAACGATTCCATCCTGTATGGCGGTTCCGTGACGCTCTGGGTTACCGGCGATGATGAATCGCTATTGGAAATTGGTCCTGCCATCCCTTCCGATTCCGCTGCCTGTTATGGAAAACCGTTTCTGGATGTCTTCGCAGAAGCCAATCATGACTTCTATGAAATCGACCCCAGTTTCTTCAGCCCCGCGGTGATTATTTTTCAGAACCTGGATACCGGAAATGTATTTCAGTTCGGCCAGATGAACACGGGACTTTTGAAAAACAGTTTTGGATTCTAACCCTTCGGCATCCGTCTCAATATGGAATTACGTACGTGCAGATTGCCATTCTGGGAAATCAGGTCAGCTGGTACTGCGATCAACTCCAGCAGGCAGCCCGCACACGCGGACACGAAGCGTCCAAAATCGAATTCCGAGACATGGCTGCTTTCGTCAATAACAATGCCCGCGAACAGTTTTTCAGTTACGATGCAGAACAGACGCAGATCAGTCTTCCGCACTTCGACTGCCTGATTATTCGCACGATGCCCCCGGGTTCCCTGGAACAGGTTGTGTTTCGCATGGACCTGCTGGGCAGGCTGGAACAGTCAGGAATCACGGTTTTTAATTCTCCGCGTGCCATTGAATGCGCGGTTGATAAATATCTGACCACATCCCGACTCGCCGCCGCCGGTCTGCCTGTCCCTGCCACTGCGATCTGTGAATCTTCGGAAGCAGCTTTGCAGCATTTTTCACAGATGGGTAGTGATGTTGTGGTCAAGCCACTGTTTGGTTCGGAAGGGCGTGGCATTTTTCGCATCAGTGATCCCGATCTTGCCTACCGTTCGTTTCGCACGCTGGAACGTACCCAGGCAGTGATTTATCTGCAGCAGTATATTGCTCATCCCGGCTATGATCTGCGGATCCTGCTCCTGAATGGTAAAGTGATCGGTGCCATCCGCCGACACGGTCACAATGATTTTCGCACGAATGTCTCTCGCCAGGGACAGGCCGAGCTCTATCATCCGACCGATCGGGAAGTCGAACTGGCTGTCCAGGCAGCGGCGCTCACGGATGCCGAATTTGCGGGCGTCGATCTGCTCTCTCCTGCTGACGCTCCTGACGAATGTTATCTGCTGGAAGTCAATGCTGTACCAGGCTGGCGTGGCTTTCAGTCGGCAACAAACATTGATGTCGCGACGCTGGTCATTGAATATCTCGAACAGAAACGAAACAATAAGCCCACTGCTTCACATTAAACTGAAATCATTCTGAAATGAGCTTTGACATGGATCTGAATACACTGTTGACCGCCCTGCAAACACATCTGCCTGAAATTCTCCGCTGGTCAGGAGCGATCGCGAAGCGTTTGAGGCACTTCAACATTGCCGTCGAAAATAAAACGTCAGGCAGCGCACTGACTGACGCATTGACGCTGGCAGACCTGACATTGCAGGAACTGATTGTCGCTGCCTTACGTGACCGCGATCCGATTTTCCGCAATTGTCGCATCGAAGCAGAAGAAAAAACGGGGGACCTGCATCGCTTTGCCGAGGATGCTCCTTATGTCATATCAATCGATCCCATTGATGGCACGAAACAGTATCGCGACAAAACCGCCGACGGCTATTGCGTGATGGTTCACCTGCGTGACAGTGAAACCGTCCACTATTCGCTGGTTTATATTCCCGAGACCGGAGAACAGGGAACCTGGGTTGAAGCCGTCCATCAAAGTGTTGTCTGTGGTCCCGATGATCAGAGTCGCCCCGCACGTGAGGTTCTGGATGACATGCCAGCCATCGACCCCGCCACACGCCCTGATTCTTCGAAAATCTATCTCATCGGATTTCAGGATAAAGACACGTCTAATGCAGAGCTCGTCACAGCAACCGGATTGGAAGGCGTGCCTCCAGAAGAGATGCCGGGCAGTATTTATGACCATCTAGCGACCGGTGCCTTCGGGGGATCATTGATCCATACCCCAAATGTCTATGACTTCCCGGTTTCACTGCACATCGCCCGGATTCTGGGCGGAGATGCGGTCTGGGTCCATAATGGAGAATCAGTGAATTTCCATGAACACTGGCTGGATGAGCGGGCCGACATGCTGCGTCTGCCCGGCATTACAGCCTGCAGCGCCAATCCAGAGACTCTGCAGACACTCTGTGAACTGGCAAAAGACTGGAGCAAAACCCGCTATCAGGACTGAACTTCAGTCGGTTCCAGAGGCTTGGTCGCTTCCACAATAATGCCACCCAGTCTAAGAAACTGATGGATGGGAGTGAACCAGTGCTGCTCTTTCCAGGGCAGTCCTGATTCCTCAAAAGCCTGTTTGAGTTCGACCCGATTGTAGGTACGGCATTTCCAGGTGCGACTATTGAGCATGCCGGAGAATTTATCTTCCGTTGCCAGCAGAAACAGACTGCCTCCCGGCTGCAGCACACGCTGAATCTCCATCAGACCATGCTTGGGATCAGCCACATACTCCAGCACCCAGCCACAGGTCACACAATCGAATGATTCATCCTGGAACGGTAGATTCGTCATATCCGCAGAAAGATAATTCGGACGGGGACTGTCCATCCGGGTGCGAGCCCGTTTCAACATCTGATGCGACAGATCGCAGGCAACCAGCCGGGCATCAGGATGCGTTTCGCGTAATAAATGGCCCAGAATCTGACCTGCTCCCGAACCAATATCCAGAATGCTGCGGAATTCAGACACATCAAAACGTCGCGTTTTGATTATGCGCCCCACCAGCGGGTCATGCAGTGATAATTTGCTTGCCAGATAGAGAACGGCACCGGCAGGGCCATCATATAACTTGCGGGTCGTCGACTGAAACTGGCTTTGCTCGATCTGGTCGCCACCACCAAATTCAATCAGAGAACGCAAAGACTTCTTCAATCGTAACCGTTTAGGAGTATTCTTACGGGGAGAACTTAATGGAGCCATAGTTTGAATTGCTTATCAAATCTGGAGAACTTTCTGAGGTCGGGATGGAATCCCTGCTTGTCAATCGTAGCCATCTTAACGATCCAGAAACCGGAAATCGTTATGATTTCCAGATTTCTTAATATTCTCTAAAGAAGAGCTCTTCTGTAAGCGTCATAAACGGCCCAATGATAATACCTTATGAATATCAATTTTTCCAGCAGCTTGATCAATCGAATTTAGCCGGTTATTATCAGGGAAATGAAGTCTCTCTCAAATCGAATATTACGCAGTAGTGACACGTTGATCGTGATTCGTTGCGGAGCTGAAAATCTTAACATTTTTGACCGTTGAATTGCGCCAGAAAAATAATTTCTGCGACAAACAGAAGGCTTAAATTGTTCATGACCGAACGGATCAATCTAAAACAGACTGATGACATCCGCGATGTGATCCATCTTGCTGTCCAGTACCTGGCAAAAGGAGAACTGGTCGCCTTTCCCACTGCCACTGCCTACGTGATCGCAGGTCAGTCACTCAGTCCCGCCGCTATGGCGAAACTGCGTTCCCTGTCAGGCGGTGATCAACCGCTGGTCCTGTGCGTAAAGGGTTTTGACGAGGCACAGGATTATCTGCCGGAAATGCCACCTCTGGCACGAAAACTGGCCAAACGCTGCTGGCCAGGCCCCGTGGTTCTGGAACTGAAACGCCCGCAACCAGGCAGCCTGTTTTCACAACTGCCGCCCGAAGTACAATCAGAAATCTGCCCTGGCAGTCACTTGAGGCTCCGGGCTCCTGCGCATGAAATCATTTTTCAGGCCATGCGTCTCTCCCCTTCGCCACTCGTGTTATTAAACGAAGATTCAAAATATCAGACTGCGGATTCGCTCATCGACGATTTCGGAGAAGAAGTTGCTTTGGTCATCGACGATGGCCCGTCCCGCTTTGGTGATCAGTCAACGATTCTCGGCGTCGATGAACATCAATGGAAAATAATACAACCCGGTGTCGTAACAGAAACCACACTCAAACGACTCTCCAGCGAAATATACATGTTTATTTGCA
The sequence above is a segment of the Gimesia algae genome. Coding sequences within it:
- the mch gene encoding methenyltetrahydromethanopterin cyclohydrolase encodes the protein MSGVLNERACLLTEQLLARAGELKVIPHALQNGAIVVDCGIETPAGLQAGLLLARICMADLCHIQLIPGELEGLSLPYLQVQTDHPVEACLLSQYAGWKIDVDKFFAMGSGPMRAAAEVEDLYRVLGFGESPDKTVGVLESNTLPGVDVVEKISKATGVDPKDIVLLVAPTSSIAGNMQVIARSVETAMHKLLECKFDVHRVQAGFGTAPLAPVAKDHLTGIGRTNDSILYGGSVTLWVTGDDESLLEIGPAIPSDSAACYGKPFLDVFAEANHDFYEIDPSFFSPAVIIFQNLDTGNVFQFGQMNTGLLKNSFGF
- a CDS encoding ATP-grasp domain-containing protein, with the protein product MQIAILGNQVSWYCDQLQQAARTRGHEASKIEFRDMAAFVNNNAREQFFSYDAEQTQISLPHFDCLIIRTMPPGSLEQVVFRMDLLGRLEQSGITVFNSPRAIECAVDKYLTTSRLAAAGLPVPATAICESSEAALQHFSQMGSDVVVKPLFGSEGRGIFRISDPDLAYRSFRTLERTQAVIYLQQYIAHPGYDLRILLLNGKVIGAIRRHGHNDFRTNVSRQGQAELYHPTDREVELAVQAAALTDAEFAGVDLLSPADAPDECYLLEVNAVPGWRGFQSATNIDVATLVIEYLEQKRNNKPTASH
- a CDS encoding dihydrodipicolinate synthase family protein — its product is MAINLSEQLKGVLPPVITPLTPDRKLDAASAESVYRFMLDKGAHGLFLFGTSGEGPLLCEADRHEATEIASKVVNGSVPLLVGVIAPGTEQIIEQAKVAKAQGADAIVVCPPYYYPASQKDMLVHYRTIREAVDIPIFAYDIPVMTKVKIEMDTLMTLGREGTVIGVKDSSGDAVSFHRLVANKPAGMKLFTGAEMLVHAVVLAGADGTVPGLANVGPELFVQLYEAAAANNHQEAVRFQEAIVRLFEVFVCPDGTMNVGYIIGSMKTALRLRGVIEHDTLFHPFSACTPELIERTRTIMTEVGCL
- a CDS encoding putative hydro-lyase encodes the protein MGVDRTSLKTGALVRQACRSGEFTGQTSGLAPGFAQANLVILPQAEARQFQEFCEKNPKPCPLLEVTKPGDPCLHQLAEAADLRTDLPRYRVWQRGELVDEPTEITSLWQEDLVAFLIGCSFTFEAALIEADLSVRHIDQGTNVPMYRTTIPCESAGMFSGPLVVSMRPFKPADAIRAVQITGRFPAVHGAPVHLGFPEQLGIHDLSAPDYGDAVAVESDELPVFWACGVTPQAVLMQAKPDFAITHSPGCMFVSDLKDKDLASL
- a CDS encoding Bax inhibitor-1/YccA family protein, coding for MNNYTPDYYDQDTTAGGGVFAIDAIASERAAFIRKTYMHLAGAIFVFMGLEFIIFSTPALMRPILGLFTVSPWIILIAFLGASWIASSMASSAKSLGTQYAGLGLYTLAEAIIFVPILFYASSMSDPTVIPIAAIITLCIFGGLTAYVLATGANFSYLGGGLSIALMAAIGIAIGAAFFGVSLGLWFSAAMVLLMSGFILYETSNILHQYSTDQYVSASLALFASVATLFWYVLRIVMMFSSDD
- a CDS encoding peptidylprolyl isomerase — its product is MSENRRAEVDAALADVDFEKFNYQVVFETTKGTIKMDLYPDVAPGHCKNIIGLTKIGFYDGIIFHRVIPDFVVQVGCPQGSGTGGPGYTIDAEFNNLPHETGILSMARTNDPNSAGSQFFICLGRVPHLDNQYTVFGKTSDAESEAVVLSIGDVETNHSDRPLEDVKITGSEVIVTEK
- a CDS encoding hydantoinase B/oxoprolinase family protein codes for the protein MNELKSGKTERNWEFWIDVGGTFTDCIARAPSNEFIPFKTLSSGITKGRVQEVTAPDTIVDPSRVGNPADFWLEYQIEFLNHEGKSLHTAQVTRFDNLTGTLTFQPALPPTVQISTGYELASGEEAPVLAIRWILDLKKSDPISDISVKLGTTRGTNALLTRNGARTAFITTQGFADVLLIGNQDRPRLFDLAIQKPEPLFETALEIEERIDAEGNVLRAPDPARIREQLDQLKATGVESLAICLLHSFANPEHEELVARLAAEAGFDEISVSSRLSPLIKIVSRGDTTVMDAYLNPILKDYIRKLRTPLKNCELKLMTSAGGLVDANHFVGKDSILSGPAGGVIGYSRVAETAGFPRSIGFDMGGTSTDVSRFDGEYEREFETTKAGVRIVAPMLSIETVAAGGGSICGFDGIKLHVGPDSAGADPGPACYGRGGPLTVTDLNLYLGKIIPSRFPFVLDRQSVEQRLTQLCEEIAASPMGKTYTPLELAEGFLQIANANMVRAIRNISVARGYDPADYALVSFGGAGSQHACAIARSLGIHEVLIHPYSGILSAFGIGQADVRRFGQQSVLQTWSADLKQELQQRFTALDQGVYEEVRAEGIPAERIDAPLHSLEMRYLGTDATIQVNCQSDQDEFSRFEQEHQRLYGYSHKSRAIEVTAMRTEIVGRMEEPHLPETELIDRSPTPSETTQACFQGTVQPTAVYLREDLHPGDQIAGPAIICEAISTVIIDPGFTASILSRGETLMRVTSESSAIPTEIDTTADPVMLEIFNNLFASIAEQMGITLQRTSISTNVKERLDFSCAVFSATGDLVVNAPHIPVHLGAMSETVKRIIADNPDLAPGDVFVTNDPYRGGSHLPDVTVITPVHHAETNELIFFTASRAHHAEIGGIVPGSMPPFSKTLADEGVLIRNFKLVDQGSSREDALRELLRSGEHPSRSVEDNLADVSAQVAANNCGVSLLNDLVRRYSLTVVLAYMKHIQQAATEKMQLALAEIEDGVYSFTDHLDNGAPLSVKITIKNSSAVVDFTGTAPVLETNLNANRAIVNAAVLYVFRCLIQEDIPLNSGVLTPIEIILPECFLNPPERETPAECAAMVGGNVETSQRTVDTLLGALNKAAASQGTMNNLTFGDETFGYYETICGGSGATAEQEGADAVHTHMTNTRLTDAEIIERRYPVRLHEFSIRQGSGGAGQHHGGAGIIRQIEFLKPLQISLISERRGEYAPFGLAGGAPGQIGENLLTKADGSTSESLGGKFSLSVAAGDKLTIKTPGGGGFGKTEKPG